A genomic window from Massilia sp. METH4 includes:
- a CDS encoding sialate O-acetylesterase, with translation MPSNPHPSRKSRTRAQAMVLAVFAAAAIATPYVRAADTAPTFASIFNDHAVVQRDAPITVWGKAAPRATVTVQLAGATAQATADGTGAWRATLPAMQAGGPHALRATVNGASTTLNDIMVGDVFLCSGQSNMELNVANATNAEMTIGTSANRNIRFANVAKDSSALRRDDFATVPQWQVTGPETTAKASAVCYYMARALQRQYGVPVGFINASWGGTTIQGWIGAASLRTLPAYRESIDVLAAYGADMGKGLKVEERRQEAWWDKTDPKAAAQRAWASPRFDDSRWADIELGKRWNESDAGPLREHRGVAWFRTTVDLTARQAAAGSHLLLGQVAAADTAWVNGVRVGAGDTWWMSREYALPKGTLKEGRNVIAVRVLGDENGGGLLGAADARALRTADGEKIALPTRWKFQAGSALSAKQAGDPWQPPTSLATLYNGMIAPLQGYRFKAVAWYQGESNAGAAQEYRTLLPMLFADWRRAFGQPDLPFLVAQLAAFGKVPAAPGNSGWAELRQAQSIAVRDDPHAGLAVTFDHGDRTDIHPSQKAVVGERLARAARAVAYGDTIAAGGPRAETVTRDGKDLLVRFARAEGGLRTYASDSAIGFEACERDACRYVRATASGDTVRLKDAATPGVTKVRYAWADAPFVNLFGQDDLPADGFEMEVK, from the coding sequence ATGCCATCGAATCCGCATCCCAGCAGGAAGTCCCGTACACGCGCGCAGGCCATGGTGCTGGCCGTATTTGCCGCAGCAGCCATCGCGACGCCATATGTCCGCGCCGCGGACACCGCGCCGACATTCGCAAGCATCTTCAACGACCACGCGGTAGTGCAGCGCGACGCGCCGATCACCGTGTGGGGCAAGGCGGCTCCCCGTGCCACCGTCACCGTGCAGCTCGCGGGCGCGACCGCCCAGGCAACGGCCGATGGCACCGGCGCATGGCGCGCAACCCTGCCGGCCATGCAGGCCGGCGGCCCGCACGCGCTGCGCGCCACGGTGAACGGCGCCAGCACGACGCTGAACGACATCATGGTCGGCGACGTCTTCCTGTGCAGCGGCCAGTCCAACATGGAACTGAACGTGGCGAATGCGACCAATGCGGAGATGACGATCGGCACCTCCGCCAACCGCAATATCCGCTTCGCCAACGTCGCCAAGGACAGTTCCGCGCTGCGCCGGGACGATTTCGCCACGGTGCCCCAGTGGCAGGTCACCGGCCCGGAGACGACCGCCAAGGCTTCGGCGGTCTGCTATTACATGGCGCGCGCGCTGCAGCGCCAGTACGGCGTACCGGTGGGCTTCATCAATGCCAGCTGGGGCGGCACCACGATCCAGGGCTGGATCGGCGCAGCCTCGCTGCGCACCCTGCCCGCCTATCGCGAATCGATCGACGTGCTGGCCGCCTACGGTGCCGACATGGGCAAGGGCCTGAAAGTGGAGGAGCGTCGCCAGGAAGCCTGGTGGGACAAGACCGATCCGAAGGCCGCCGCCCAGCGCGCCTGGGCATCGCCGCGCTTCGACGACAGCCGCTGGGCCGACATCGAACTCGGCAAGCGCTGGAACGAGTCCGATGCCGGCCCGCTGCGCGAGCACCGCGGCGTCGCCTGGTTCCGCACCACCGTCGATCTGACGGCACGGCAGGCCGCGGCGGGAAGTCACCTGCTGCTCGGCCAGGTAGCCGCGGCCGACACCGCGTGGGTCAACGGCGTGCGCGTCGGCGCGGGCGATACGTGGTGGATGTCGCGCGAATACGCGCTGCCGAAGGGCACGCTGAAGGAAGGCCGCAACGTGATCGCGGTGCGCGTGCTGGGCGACGAGAATGGCGGCGGCCTGCTCGGCGCGGCCGACGCGCGCGCGCTGCGCACGGCGGACGGCGAGAAAATTGCCCTCCCCACGCGCTGGAAGTTCCAGGCCGGATCGGCCCTCAGCGCGAAGCAGGCCGGGGACCCGTGGCAGCCGCCGACCAGCCTGGCCACGCTGTACAACGGCATGATCGCCCCGCTGCAAGGCTACCGCTTCAAGGCCGTCGCCTGGTACCAGGGAGAATCCAACGCTGGCGCCGCGCAGGAATACCGCACCTTGCTGCCCATGCTGTTCGCCGACTGGCGCCGCGCATTTGGCCAGCCCGACCTGCCCTTCCTGGTCGCCCAGCTGGCGGCATTCGGCAAGGTCCCGGCCGCTCCGGGCAACTCGGGCTGGGCCGAGCTGCGCCAGGCGCAATCGATCGCGGTACGCGACGATCCCCACGCCGGGCTGGCCGTCACGTTCGATCACGGCGACCGTACCGACATCCATCCGAGCCAGAAAGCCGTCGTCGGCGAACGCCTGGCGCGGGCGGCGCGCGCCGTGGCTTACGGCGACACTATCGCGGCGGGCGGGCCGCGCGCCGAGACCGTCACCCGCGACGGCAAGGACCTGCTGGTGCGTTTCGCGCGCGCCGAGGGAGGGTTGCGCACCTACGCGTCCGATAGCGCCATCGGCTTCGAAGCGTGCGAACGCGACGCCTGCCGCTACGTTCGCGCCACCGCCAGTGGCGACACGGTCAGGCTGAAGGACGCGGCCACGCCCGGCGTGACGAAGGTGCGCTATGCCTGGGCCGACGCGCCCTTCGTGAACCTGTTCGGCCAGGACGATCTGCCGGCCGACGGTTTCGAGATGGAGGTGAAGTAG
- a CDS encoding helix-turn-helix domain-containing protein, whose protein sequence is MSSENNPQPIRELVLNVFATNGRLVDSGNKLVHGIGLTTAWWQVLGALGYSPVPLPVAHIARNMGLTRQAVQRVVELLAERGFVTLEPNPHHQRAKLVVITRHGRAALTAAESAAAAVDRMALERIGADRVAIASAVLAELREVLVQVLGLPPDSNLAGNSQGKDEE, encoded by the coding sequence ATGTCTAGTGAAAACAACCCTCAACCGATCCGCGAACTCGTCCTGAACGTGTTCGCGACGAATGGCCGCCTGGTGGACTCGGGTAACAAACTGGTCCACGGCATCGGCCTGACGACGGCGTGGTGGCAGGTGCTGGGAGCCCTGGGGTATTCCCCCGTCCCGCTCCCCGTGGCGCACATCGCACGCAACATGGGCCTCACGCGGCAGGCGGTACAGCGGGTCGTCGAACTGCTGGCCGAACGCGGGTTCGTCACGCTGGAACCGAACCCGCACCATCAGCGGGCAAAGCTGGTGGTAATCACGCGGCACGGGCGCGCGGCCCTGACGGCGGCCGAATCGGCGGCCGCGGCGGTCGATCGCATGGCGCTCGAGCGCATCGGCGCCGACCGGGTCGCCATCGCGAGCGCCGTCCTGGCCGAGTTGAGGGAGGTGCTGGTGCAGGTCCTCGGCCTGCCGCCGGATTCTAACCTTGCAGGAAACTCACAGGGAAAGGATGAAGAATGA